In Xenopus laevis strain J_2021 chromosome 2S, Xenopus_laevis_v10.1, whole genome shotgun sequence, a genomic segment contains:
- the LOC121400759 gene encoding olfactory receptor class A-like protein 1 has protein sequence MAINVQLKAAGFLCLLIIGIPANISLILRFAHIGLLEKKLLPANIIRISLSLANLFVLFSRIVPQALFSIGLKHLLNDQQCKLFIFIFRVSRAMSICITSFLSCHQCIIIAPSTGKWIYLKQIVSRYALIIISLFLAMNMAIYPNPILFGRATTNETLSPYTLHLVYCDIDYMNYPTYLINGLVSVVREIIFVGLMTLSSMYMVYVLFHHGKSMKGKRSSDKGQRKTVEYKASRAVILLVTMYMALFGMDNSMWIYTLTMTNVDPDVSDTRVFLAASFAVLSPIHIFATTPKLHFFFQTPCKMRTIDIQTIITNESRNNVQNSLNEVKNLHEDAWKM, from the coding sequence ATGGCGATAAATGTGCAACTTAAAGCTGCTGGATTTCTTTGTTTGCTCATAATTGGGATTCCTGCCAATATTTCACTTATCCTGAGATTTGCTCACATTGGTCTTTTAGAGAAAAAGCTCTTACCAGCCAACATAATAAGGATATCACTTTCATTGGCTAATCTCTTTGTTCTATTTTCTCGCATTGTACCACAAGCCTTATTCTCCATTGGGCTAAAGCATTTACTCAATGACCAACAgtgcaaattatttatatttattttcagagtAAGCAGAGCCATGTCCATTTGTATAACCAGTTTCCTTAGCTGCCACCAGTGTATAATTATTGCTCCGTCCACAGGAAAATGGATATACCTCAAACAAATAGTCAGTCGTTATGCACTAATAATAATTTCCTTATTTTTGGCTATGAATATGGCGATTTACCCCAATCCAATTTTGTTTGGACGGGCAACAACCAATGAAACACTGTCACCATACACACTGCACTTAGTATATTGTGATATTGATTATATGAATTATCCAACATACCTAATAAATGGTTTAGTATCTGTAGTACGAGAGATTATATTTGTTGGACtgatgactctttccagcatgtACATGGTATATGTTCTGTTCCACCATGGGAAATCAATGAAAGGCAAACGTAGTTCTGACAAGGGTCAACGCAAGACAGTTGAATACAAGGCATCAAGAGCTGTCATCTTGTTGGTTACAATGTACATGGCGTTGTTCGGTATGGATAACTCAATGTGGATCTACACACTGACCATGACTAACGTGGATCCAGATGTAAGTGATACTAGAGTGTTCCTTGCTGCATCCTTTGCTGTCTTGAGTCCTATTCATATCTTTGCAACAACtcctaaattacactttttcttTCAAACTCCATGCAAAATGAGAACTATTGACATACAAACTATTATTACAAATGAAAGCAGAAATAATGTACAAAACTCACTaaatgaagtaaaaaatctgcATGAGGATGCATGGAAGATGTAA